Proteins co-encoded in one Arachis hypogaea cultivar Tifrunner chromosome 13, arahy.Tifrunner.gnm2.J5K5, whole genome shotgun sequence genomic window:
- the LOC112737553 gene encoding peroxisome biogenesis protein 22, whose protein sequence is MAESSKEELLELIKRLTLKISDLFSSSLNNLDTHSIGAVAGLAVAIFFTWRLLRSPSVSQRRQQKRQVASSSTPGVSAHSNAVVVPSGVCSTSEDSRAQNVVDEFFQPVKPSLGQIVRQRLSEGRKVTCRLLGVILEETSPEELQKQATVKSSVLEVLLEITKFCDLYLMERVLDDESEKRVLAALEDAGIFTSGGLVKDKVLFCSTENGRSSFVRQLEPDWHVDSNPEIISQLARFIKYQLHVAPFRPERAAANVFCAPSLEHFFGSI, encoded by the exons ATGGCGGAGAGCTCGAAGGAGGAGTTATTAGAGCTCATCAAGCGCCTCACTCTCAAGATTTCCGACCTCTTCTCCTCTTCCCTCAACAACCtt GATACACACTCTATTGGTGCTGTTGCGGGCCTTGCTGTTGCAATTTTTTTCACCTGGAGGCTGTTGAGATCACCTTCTGTGTCTCAACGCAGGCAACAAAAACGACAAGTTGCTTCTTCCAGCACACCTGGAGTCAGTGCACATTCAAATGCTGTGGTGGTTCCTTCTGGGGTTTGTTCAACATCAGAGGATTCAAGGGCACAAAATGTTGTTGATGAGTTCTTTCAGCCAGTCAAA CCATCGTTGGGCCAGATTGTGAGGCAGAGGTTGAGTGAAGGAAGAAAG GTTACTTGTCGTCTTCTTGGAGTGATCCTAGAGGAAACTAGTCCAGAGGAGCTTCAG AAACAAGCAACTGTGAAGTCCTCTGTGCTGGAAGTATTGTTGGAAATAacaaaattttgtgatttatatctCATGGAAAGAGTCTTGGACGATGAAAGTGAG AAGAGAGTTCTTGCTGCATTAGAAGATGCTGGGATATTTACTTCAGGTGGTTTAGTCAAAGACAAG GTCCTCTTCTGTAGCACAGAGAATGGACGGTCATCGTTTGTTCGACAATTGGAACCAGATTGGCATGTTGACTCAAATCCTGAAATCATTTCTCAGCTAGCA AGATTCATCAAGTATCAACTTCATGTTGCACCCTTTAGACCAGAACGAGCTGCTGCTAATGTGTTCTGTGCTCCGTCCTTGGAACATTTCTTTGGATCCATATGA